One window of uncultured Methanoregula sp. genomic DNA carries:
- a CDS encoding acylphosphatase has product MERITAVARGKVQGVGYRQFISDCARRMGIHGEVMNLPDGSVRIVVEGPPTTLEDFVCLAHAEENPVIRVEKLDVKKEPATGEFRGFFVHW; this is encoded by the coding sequence ATGGAGCGGATCACCGCGGTGGCACGGGGGAAAGTCCAGGGGGTCGGGTACCGGCAGTTCATCTCCGACTGTGCCCGCCGCATGGGCATCCATGGGGAGGTTATGAATCTCCCCGATGGCTCGGTCCGTATCGTTGTCGAAGGTCCGCCGACAACCCTTGAGGATTTTGTCTGCCTTGCCCATGCAGAGGAGAATCCGGTGATCCGCGTGGAAAAACTCGATGTAAAAAAAGAGCCCGCAACCGGTGAATTCCGGGGATTCTTTGTCCACTGGTAA
- a CDS encoding aminotransferase class I/II-fold pyridoxal phosphate-dependent enzyme — MKHARSGIGKTQKAPAAGGLFSAHPSRADTFTESVIREMTRLALAHNAINLAQGFPDFPCPDELKTAACEAVRADHNQYAITWGAKNLRDALAERVKKFNGMTFDPEAEITVTCGSTEAMMASMLAVIQPGDEVIVPEPFYENYGPDAEISGAVPKYVPLAADFSVNEEAWKKAVSRKTRAIILNTPNNPTGKIFTRSELAFIRDLCVDHNLVALTDEIYEHIVYDGKKHISLGSLDGMEDRTVTIGSFSKTYSVTGWRVGYALADSALTSRIRKIHDFLTVGAPAPLQQAAAAALALPESYYHGLAREYDRKRHILYKGLRKAGFSCELPEGAYYIFTDIAGFGKKDVEFARFLIEKIGVAAVPGSSFYHKGGETKLRFTFSKKDETLHEACTRLENLA; from the coding sequence CATAGGAAAAACCCAGAAAGCCCCTGCTGCCGGAGGACTCTTTTCTGCCCATCCTTCCCGGGCGGACACGTTTACCGAATCCGTTATCCGGGAGATGACCCGGCTTGCGCTCGCCCACAATGCCATCAACCTGGCCCAGGGCTTCCCGGATTTCCCCTGCCCGGATGAACTTAAAACCGCGGCCTGCGAGGCGGTCCGGGCCGACCACAACCAGTACGCAATCACCTGGGGTGCCAAAAACCTCCGGGATGCACTTGCAGAACGGGTGAAGAAGTTCAATGGCATGACCTTCGATCCCGAGGCGGAGATCACCGTCACCTGCGGGTCAACCGAGGCCATGATGGCATCGATGCTTGCCGTCATCCAGCCGGGCGACGAAGTCATTGTTCCCGAACCCTTCTACGAAAATTACGGCCCGGATGCGGAGATCTCCGGCGCCGTCCCGAAATATGTTCCCCTGGCCGCCGATTTCTCTGTCAACGAGGAGGCCTGGAAGAAGGCCGTGTCCCGGAAGACCCGGGCCATCATCCTCAACACCCCCAACAACCCGACCGGCAAGATCTTTACCCGGAGCGAGCTTGCCTTCATCCGCGACCTCTGCGTGGATCACAACCTGGTAGCCCTGACCGACGAGATCTATGAACACATTGTGTACGACGGGAAAAAACACATCTCGCTCGGATCGCTCGACGGCATGGAAGACCGGACGGTAACAATCGGCAGTTTCTCGAAAACCTACAGTGTCACGGGCTGGCGCGTGGGCTATGCCCTGGCGGATTCAGCGCTCACGTCACGGATCCGCAAGATCCACGACTTTCTGACCGTCGGTGCCCCGGCTCCCCTGCAGCAGGCAGCAGCTGCAGCCCTGGCACTGCCGGAATCCTATTACCACGGGCTTGCCCGGGAGTACGACCGCAAACGGCATATTCTCTATAAAGGCCTCAGGAAAGCAGGGTTTTCCTGCGAACTTCCCGAAGGGGCGTATTACATCTTCACGGACATTGCCGGCTTTGGGAAAAAGGACGTGGAGTTTGCCCGCTTCCTCATAGAGAAGATCGGGGTTGCGGCAGTGCCGGGCAGTTCATTCTACCACAAGGGAGGGGAGACGAAACTCCGGTTCACCTTCTCGAAAAAGGACGAGACCCTCCACGAGGCCTGCACGAGGCTGGAGAACCTGGCCTGA